GGGGGAACTCGCCGCCACGCGCGTTCTCCTTGCGCGGAGCCGCCGCCGGGCGGTCGCGCGCTGGCCGAAAGGCGTCGTCCTCGTGGACGATTGGCTTGAAATCCTGCTGGCCAAGGTCAAGCGCACCCATGGCGTCGATCTCGAATTGACGCCGCTCGAGCGTCGATTTCCGCTCATCTTCGGATGGCGGCACTTTTTTCGACTGCGTCACGAGGGCAAAATCCGGTAAATTGGGTGTCGAGCGGATGCCCTTCGTGTAGCGCCGTTACTTGCGCCCCCGTTTGTTTGTGTTATGTGGTAAATAGAAAAAAAGGAAACAGCCGGAACGCCGCCGCATGGATAAAGACGTCCTCGTCAACATCAAGGATTTCCGCGAGAAGCTCAAACGCGACCCGCTGATGAAGCTCCACGCCCAGCTCGCGGACGGCTATCGCCGCGTCGGCCTGACCGACGACGCGATCGAGACGTGCCGCGTGGGCCTGGACATTCATCCGAGCTATCTGCTTTGCCGCGAGGTGTTGGGGCGCATTCTCCTTCGCGTGGGCGCGCTCGAGTCCGCGCGCGAGCACCTCGAAGCTGTCCACGCGATCGTCAAGGACAACATCGAATTGAACCGCGCGCTCGCCAAGCTCTACGACGAGCTCGGCCGGCTCGACCTCGCGCGCCCGCTCGTCGAGTCGGTGATCGCGAAAGACCCGTTCGATTTCGAGATGCGCAACCTGCTTGCGGCAAGCGAGCGGCCCCGGCCCGAAAAGGAGGAGGCCGTCGATCTTTTCGACGCGCCCGCGCGGGCGAAGGTTTTCGACATCGAGTCGATCCTCGCCGACGACATCGGCCCGGTGGCCGAGCGCGGAAAACGCACCGCGGCGACCGACCTGATGCTCGACGCGCTCGAGGATGTGGAGGACGTCATCGAAACGCGGGCGGACGAGATCATGGCGGCGCTTGGGGAATCGAACGGATCGCGGCCGCGCGCCTCGCGGCCGGCGCGCCGGGACGCCTATCGCGGCAAGGAAAAGG
This window of the bacterium genome carries:
- a CDS encoding tetratricopeptide repeat protein; amino-acid sequence: MDKDVLVNIKDFREKLKRDPLMKLHAQLADGYRRVGLTDDAIETCRVGLDIHPSYLLCREVLGRILLRVGALESAREHLEAVHAIVKDNIELNRALAKLYDELGRLDLARPLVESVIAKDPFDFEMRNLLAASERPRPEKEEAVDLFDAPARAKVFDIESILADDIGPVAERGKRTAATDLMLDALEDVEDVIETRADEIMAALGESNGSRPRASRPARRDAYRGKEKELHGAAVLAQVHMEIHLMEEALNLVRKLRRAMGDDTAEFEDLEDRLKSALGEKEKLLDDLEDRELARGL